One window of the Arthrobacter sp. zg-Y919 genome contains the following:
- the lysS gene encoding lysine--tRNA ligase, translated as MRIRAEKRARLIDRGDEAYPVGVERTASLKEVREKFGHLQADEASGETVGVTGRVVFIRNTGKLCFATLQEGDGTRLQAMLSLAVVGEESLGDWKSLVDLGDIVFIRGEVISSRRGELSVMAQSWSMASKALRPLPVLHAGLSEETRVRQRYVDLMVREEARDMVYKRAAIVRGVRDTLHNHGYVEVETPMLQLVHGGAAARPFETHLNAFDQKMTLRIATELYLKRAVVGGIERVFEIGRIFRNEGVDSTHSPEFTTLECYEAYADQFVMAERMKEIILHCADLMGSRQIETPAGTIDLDGEWRWLSVYPGLSEAVGTEITPDTEASVLREIAAAHDVSVDPKWDAEKLVIELFGEIVEPHLLQPTFVYDYPPSAQPLARPNRNDPRLIEAWDLIIGGMERGTAFSELIDPVIQRERLTEQSRLAAGGDDEAMALDEDFLRALEYGAPPMGGIGLGIERLVMLFTNTGIRETILFPLLKPEMG; from the coding sequence ATGCGCATCCGTGCCGAGAAGCGTGCGCGGCTGATTGACCGCGGGGATGAGGCCTACCCGGTGGGGGTGGAACGCACCGCCTCGCTGAAGGAAGTACGCGAAAAGTTCGGCCACCTGCAGGCCGACGAAGCCAGCGGCGAGACCGTGGGCGTCACCGGCCGCGTGGTGTTCATCCGCAACACCGGCAAGCTCTGCTTCGCCACCCTGCAGGAGGGTGACGGAACCCGGCTGCAGGCCATGCTCAGCCTCGCCGTCGTCGGCGAGGAATCCCTTGGGGACTGGAAGTCCCTGGTGGATCTGGGTGACATTGTCTTCATCCGCGGCGAGGTCATTTCCTCGCGCCGCGGCGAGCTCTCCGTGATGGCGCAGTCGTGGTCCATGGCGTCCAAGGCCCTGCGGCCGCTGCCGGTGCTGCATGCCGGGCTGAGCGAGGAAACCCGTGTCCGCCAGCGCTACGTTGACCTGATGGTGCGCGAGGAAGCGCGCGACATGGTCTACAAGCGTGCGGCGATTGTCCGGGGTGTCCGCGACACCCTGCACAACCACGGCTACGTCGAGGTGGAAACACCCATGCTGCAGCTGGTCCACGGCGGAGCCGCGGCCCGTCCGTTCGAGACCCACCTGAACGCATTCGACCAGAAGATGACCCTGCGCATCGCCACCGAGCTGTACCTCAAGCGCGCCGTGGTGGGTGGAATTGAGCGGGTGTTCGAGATCGGGCGCATTTTCCGCAACGAGGGCGTGGACTCCACGCACTCCCCGGAATTCACCACGCTCGAATGCTACGAGGCCTACGCGGACCAGTTCGTGATGGCGGAGCGGATGAAGGAGATCATCCTGCACTGCGCCGACCTCATGGGCAGCCGGCAGATCGAAACGCCTGCCGGAACCATCGACCTCGACGGCGAATGGCGCTGGCTGAGCGTGTACCCCGGGCTTTCCGAGGCCGTCGGCACGGAAATCACCCCGGATACCGAAGCATCAGTGCTGCGGGAAATCGCCGCGGCGCACGACGTCTCGGTGGACCCCAAATGGGATGCGGAAAAGCTGGTTATTGAACTGTTCGGCGAAATCGTGGAACCGCACCTGCTGCAGCCGACGTTCGTGTACGACTACCCGCCCTCGGCGCAGCCGCTGGCCCGGCCGAACCGCAATGATCCCCGCCTGATCGAGGCCTGGGACCTGATTATCGGCGGCATGGAACGCGGCACGGCGTTCTCCGAACTTATCGACCCGGTGATCCAGCGTGAACGCCTCACCGAGCAGTCACGCCTGGCGGCAGGCGGCGATGATGAGGCCATGGCCCTGGATGAGGACTTCCTCCGGGCACTCGAGTACGGGGCTCCCCCCATGGGCGGTATTGGCCTGGGAATTGAGCGCCTTGTGATGCTTTTCACGAATACAGGAATCAGGGAAACAATTCTGTTCCCCCTCCTAAAGCCGGAAATGGGTTAA
- a CDS encoding Lsr2 family protein: MAQKVKIILVDDVDGGSADETVRFALDGSQYEIDLSKDNAKTLRDALKPYVDAGRKVGGRTGRPRSAGSARSNEAAQIREWARKNGYTVSERGRVNSEIIDAYRAAQG, from the coding sequence ATGGCACAAAAGGTAAAAATCATTCTCGTGGACGACGTCGACGGCGGAAGTGCGGATGAGACCGTACGGTTTGCCTTGGACGGGTCACAGTACGAGATTGATCTGTCAAAGGACAATGCGAAAACTCTGCGCGATGCGCTGAAGCCCTATGTTGATGCCGGCCGCAAGGTTGGGGGCCGCACCGGACGCCCGCGCAGCGCCGGCTCGGCGCGCAGCAACGAAGCAGCACAGATCCGTGAATGGGCCCGCAAGAACGGCTACACGGTTTCCGAGCGCGGCCGCGTCAACAGCGAGATCATCGACGCCTACCGCGCCGCACAGGGCTAG
- a CDS encoding ATP-dependent Clp protease ATP-binding subunit produces the protein MFERFTDRARRVVVLAQEEARMLNHNYIGTEHILLGLIHEGEGVAAKALESLGISLGAVREQVQEIIGQGQQAPTGHIPFTPRAKKVLELSLREALQLGHNYIGTEHILLGLIREGEGVAAQVLVKLGADLNRVRQQVIQLLSGYQGKEPVSTGGQQQEGQPAGSVVLDQFGRNLTQAARESKLDPVIGREHEMERVMQVLSRRTKNNPVLIGEPGVGKTAVVEGLAQAIVRGDVPETLKDKQLYTLDLGSLVAGSRYRGDFEERLKKVLKEIRTRGDIILFIDEIHTLVGAGAAEGAIDAASILKPMLARGELQTIGATTLDEYRKHIEKDAALERRFQPIQVAEPSVAHAIEILKGLRDRYEAHHRVSITDAALASAATLAERYISDRFLPDKAIDLIDEAGARLRIRRMTAPPELKEIDERISALKMEKESAIDSQDFEGAASLRDKEQKLQDQRAEKERQWKSGGLDDIAEVDEELIAEVLANSTGIPVVKLNEEESTRLLRMEDELHKRVIGQDQAIKSISQAMRRTRAGLKDPKRPGGSFIFAGPTGVGKTELAKALAEFLFGDEDALITLDMSEYAEKHTVSRLFGAPPGYVGYEEGGQLTEKVRRRPFSVVLFDEVEKAHSDLFNSLLQILEDGRLTDAQGRMVDFKNTIIIMTTNLGTRDISKGVMTGFQSGTDTKTGYDRMRARVTEELKQHFRPEFLNRVDDTVVFPQLTQDEIVQIVDLFLNRLSQRLAEKGMTIELTPAAKVLLATRGYDPAMGARPLRRTIQREIEDQLSEKILFGELKPGEVISVDVEGEGDEAKFTFVGSGVPKAIEEAASAIEAGVRD, from the coding sequence ATGTTTGAAAGATTTACCGACCGTGCCCGTCGCGTTGTCGTGCTTGCCCAAGAAGAGGCCCGCATGCTCAACCACAACTACATCGGCACCGAGCATATTCTGCTTGGGCTCATTCATGAGGGTGAAGGTGTCGCTGCCAAGGCCCTTGAATCCCTGGGCATCTCGCTTGGTGCTGTCCGTGAGCAGGTACAGGAGATCATCGGTCAGGGCCAGCAGGCCCCGACCGGTCACATCCCCTTCACCCCGCGGGCCAAGAAGGTGCTGGAGCTCTCGCTCCGTGAAGCCCTGCAGCTCGGCCACAACTACATCGGCACCGAACACATCCTGCTCGGCCTGATCCGTGAAGGTGAAGGCGTTGCCGCTCAGGTGCTGGTCAAGCTTGGTGCCGACCTGAACCGGGTCCGCCAGCAGGTCATCCAGCTGCTTTCCGGCTACCAGGGCAAGGAGCCTGTCTCCACCGGTGGCCAGCAGCAGGAAGGCCAGCCCGCCGGATCGGTGGTGCTGGACCAGTTCGGCCGCAACCTCACACAGGCCGCGCGCGAATCCAAGCTCGACCCCGTCATTGGGCGCGAGCACGAAATGGAACGCGTGATGCAGGTGCTTTCACGCCGGACCAAGAACAACCCCGTCCTGATCGGCGAACCCGGCGTCGGCAAGACCGCCGTCGTCGAGGGCCTGGCCCAGGCAATTGTGCGCGGTGACGTGCCCGAGACGCTCAAGGATAAGCAGCTTTACACCCTTGACCTCGGTTCGCTGGTTGCCGGATCCCGCTACCGCGGTGACTTTGAGGAACGCCTGAAGAAGGTCCTCAAGGAAATCCGCACCCGCGGCGACATCATCCTGTTCATTGACGAGATCCACACCCTGGTTGGTGCGGGTGCCGCCGAAGGTGCCATCGATGCCGCGTCGATCCTGAAGCCGATGCTGGCCCGGGGCGAGCTGCAGACCATTGGTGCCACCACGCTGGATGAGTACCGCAAGCACATTGAGAAGGATGCCGCTCTGGAACGCCGCTTCCAGCCGATCCAGGTGGCCGAGCCTTCGGTTGCGCATGCCATCGAGATCCTCAAGGGCCTTCGGGACCGCTACGAAGCGCACCACCGGGTATCCATCACCGACGCTGCCCTCGCCTCTGCCGCAACGCTGGCCGAGCGGTACATCAGTGACCGGTTCCTGCCGGACAAGGCCATCGACCTGATCGACGAAGCCGGTGCCCGCCTGCGCATCCGCCGGATGACTGCTCCGCCCGAGCTGAAGGAAATCGACGAGCGGATCTCGGCCCTGAAGATGGAGAAGGAGTCCGCAATTGACTCCCAGGACTTCGAAGGTGCCGCTTCCCTGCGCGACAAGGAGCAGAAGCTCCAGGACCAGCGCGCGGAGAAGGAACGCCAGTGGAAGTCCGGCGGCCTGGATGACATTGCCGAGGTGGATGAGGAACTCATCGCCGAGGTGCTTGCCAACTCCACCGGCATCCCCGTGGTCAAGCTGAACGAGGAAGAGTCCACCCGCCTGCTGCGGATGGAAGACGAACTGCACAAGCGCGTCATCGGCCAGGACCAGGCCATCAAGTCCATCTCGCAGGCCATGCGCCGTACGCGGGCCGGACTGAAGGATCCCAAGCGTCCCGGCGGTTCCTTCATCTTCGCCGGACCCACCGGTGTCGGTAAGACGGAACTGGCCAAGGCCCTTGCGGAGTTCCTGTTCGGTGACGAGGATGCCCTCATCACGCTGGACATGTCCGAGTACGCCGAGAAGCACACTGTTTCACGGCTGTTCGGTGCTCCTCCCGGATACGTGGGTTACGAAGAAGGTGGGCAGCTGACCGAAAAGGTACGCCGCCGTCCGTTCTCCGTGGTCCTGTTCGACGAAGTGGAGAAGGCCCACTCGGACCTCTTCAACTCGCTGCTGCAGATCCTCGAAGACGGCCGCCTGACCGACGCCCAGGGCCGGATGGTGGACTTCAAGAACACCATCATCATCATGACGACCAACCTGGGAACCCGGGACATCTCCAAGGGCGTTATGACCGGTTTCCAGTCCGGCACGGACACCAAGACCGGTTACGACCGGATGCGGGCACGGGTTACGGAAGAACTGAAGCAGCACTTCCGCCCCGAGTTCCTCAACCGTGTTGATGACACCGTGGTCTTCCCGCAGCTGACCCAGGACGAGATTGTCCAGATTGTGGACCTCTTCCTGAACCGGCTGAGCCAGCGCCTGGCCGAGAAGGGCATGACCATCGAGCTCACCCCGGCTGCCAAGGTGCTGCTGGCAACCCGCGGCTACGATCCCGCCATGGGTGCCCGGCCGCTGCGCCGGACCATCCAGCGCGAAATCGAGGACCAGCTTTCCGAGAAGATCCTCTTCGGCGAACTGAAGCCGGGAGAAGTCATCTCGGTGGACGTCGAGGGTGAAGGCGACGAAGCGAAGTTCACGTTCGTGGGCAGCGGTGTTCCGAAGGCCATTGAGGAAGCCGCCTCGGCCATCGAAGCCGGCGTGCGGGACTAA
- a CDS encoding amino-acid N-acetyltransferase has product MTSVPTITIRRARTSDVPAIRALVAPLADERVLVAKEAVAYYEALQEFRVAEDGDGRVVGCGALHVMWEDLAEVRTLAADPALRGCGIGHRLLEQLLADAVDIGVKRVFCLTFEVEFFQRHGFVVMANQSAVDPEVYSELLRSSDEGVAEFLDLARVKPNTLGNTRMIRTF; this is encoded by the coding sequence GTGACTTCCGTACCCACCATCACCATCCGGCGCGCCCGGACTTCCGATGTTCCCGCCATCCGCGCCCTGGTGGCGCCCCTGGCCGATGAACGGGTCCTGGTGGCCAAGGAAGCGGTTGCCTACTACGAGGCGCTGCAGGAATTCCGCGTTGCGGAGGACGGGGATGGACGGGTTGTCGGCTGCGGCGCCCTGCACGTGATGTGGGAAGACCTCGCCGAGGTGCGCACCCTGGCCGCCGATCCCGCCCTGCGCGGCTGCGGAATAGGCCACCGGTTGCTGGAACAGCTGCTCGCCGACGCCGTGGACATCGGCGTCAAGAGGGTGTTCTGCCTGACGTTCGAGGTGGAGTTCTTCCAGCGGCACGGTTTCGTGGTTATGGCCAACCAGTCAGCGGTGGATCCCGAGGTCTATTCCGAGCTGCTGCGCTCCTCCGATGAGGGCGTGGCCGAGTTCCTGGACCTCGCCCGGGTGAAGCCGAACACGCTCGGAAACACGCGGATGATCCGGACTTTCTAG
- a CDS encoding CsbD family protein, giving the protein MGADDKMQNKAENLGGKVKEGVGKATGNERMEAEGHGDQAKSSLKDAGENVKDAFKGK; this is encoded by the coding sequence ATGGGCGCAGATGACAAGATGCAGAACAAGGCCGAAAACCTGGGCGGCAAGGTCAAGGAAGGCGTTGGCAAGGCCACCGGCAACGAGCGCATGGAGGCCGAAGGCCACGGCGACCAGGCCAAGTCGAGCCTGAAGGATGCCGGCGAGAACGTCAAGGACGCTTTCAAGGGCAAGTAG
- the dhaK gene encoding dihydroxyacetone kinase subunit DhaK, which produces MKKLINNPRSVVAESLEGFGLAHHDLVQIHLDPDYVLRRDVPVEGKVGLVSGGGSGHEPLHSGYVGRGMLTAAVPGPVFTSPTPDQILPAIVKSDSGSGVLLVVKNYTGDVLNFETAAELAGVEGIDIRTVVVNDDVAVEDSLYTAGRRGVAGTVLLERIAGGSADRGDDLAKVAEIAERVNANVRSMGVALAPCTVPHAGEPSFTLADDEIEMGVGIHGEPGRHRVPMTNADSITDQLMDPVLSDLGVASGDRVLLFVNGMGGTPLSELYIVYRRAAQILEGRGARVERSLVGNYITALEMEGASVTVLRLDDELTDLWDSPVLTPALRWGV; this is translated from the coding sequence ATGAAGAAACTCATCAACAACCCGCGCTCGGTGGTGGCCGAGTCGCTCGAAGGATTCGGGCTGGCCCACCACGACCTGGTCCAGATCCATCTGGATCCGGATTACGTCCTGCGGCGGGACGTCCCCGTCGAGGGGAAGGTCGGGCTGGTTTCGGGCGGCGGCAGTGGGCATGAGCCGCTGCACAGCGGCTATGTCGGACGCGGCATGCTCACCGCCGCCGTTCCCGGTCCCGTCTTCACCTCGCCCACGCCGGACCAGATCCTTCCCGCCATCGTGAAAAGCGACTCGGGCTCCGGGGTCCTCCTGGTGGTCAAGAACTACACCGGCGACGTCCTGAATTTTGAGACCGCCGCTGAACTGGCCGGCGTCGAAGGCATCGACATCCGCACGGTAGTGGTGAACGACGACGTCGCGGTGGAGGACTCGCTCTACACGGCCGGCCGGCGCGGGGTTGCCGGTACCGTGCTGCTGGAGCGGATCGCCGGCGGCTCCGCGGACCGCGGGGACGACCTGGCCAAGGTTGCGGAGATCGCCGAACGGGTGAACGCCAACGTCCGGTCCATGGGTGTGGCCCTGGCGCCGTGCACGGTTCCGCACGCGGGGGAGCCGAGTTTCACACTTGCCGACGACGAAATCGAAATGGGTGTGGGTATCCACGGCGAACCCGGCAGGCACCGGGTGCCCATGACCAACGCCGATTCGATTACGGACCAGCTTATGGATCCGGTGCTCAGCGATCTGGGTGTGGCTTCCGGCGACCGGGTGCTGCTTTTCGTTAACGGGATGGGCGGCACGCCACTGAGTGAGTTGTACATTGTCTACCGCCGGGCAGCCCAGATCCTTGAAGGCCGCGGTGCCCGGGTGGAACGGTCCCTGGTGGGCAATTACATCACCGCACTGGAGATGGAGGGGGCGTCGGTTACGGTCCTGAGGCTGGACGATGAACTTACGGACCTGTGGGACTCGCCGGTACTCACCCCGGCCCTGCGGTGGGGGGTATAG
- the dhaL gene encoding dihydroxyacetone kinase subunit DhaL: MELDAAWADRWMRQSAAALSENRQRLTTLDREIGDADHGENMERGFSAVVEKLDADGVPQTPGEVFKTVAMTLMSKVGGAAGPLYGTAFLRASTGAGSAAVLGPAELVAVLTSARDGIAARGKAEPGDKTMIDAWTPAVDAAVTAQAAGSGPVEILTAAANAAEAGLAGTEPLIARKGRASYLGERSAGHLDPGAASTALILDAAVSAAEAAA; encoded by the coding sequence ATGGAACTGGATGCAGCCTGGGCGGACCGGTGGATGCGGCAAAGCGCCGCCGCCCTGAGTGAAAACCGGCAGCGGCTGACCACCCTGGACCGGGAAATCGGCGACGCCGACCATGGGGAAAACATGGAACGCGGCTTTAGTGCCGTTGTGGAGAAACTCGACGCCGACGGCGTGCCCCAAACTCCCGGCGAGGTCTTCAAGACCGTCGCCATGACCCTCATGTCCAAGGTGGGCGGCGCGGCCGGGCCGCTGTACGGGACGGCGTTCCTGCGGGCATCCACGGGAGCGGGCAGCGCTGCGGTGCTCGGTCCGGCCGAGCTGGTGGCGGTCCTGACGTCCGCACGGGATGGAATTGCGGCCCGCGGCAAGGCCGAACCCGGAGACAAGACCATGATCGACGCTTGGACGCCTGCCGTTGATGCAGCGGTCACGGCACAGGCAGCCGGTTCGGGTCCGGTGGAGATCCTGACGGCCGCAGCAAACGCCGCCGAGGCCGGCCTGGCAGGCACGGAACCGCTCATCGCCCGCAAGGGCAGGGCCAGCTACCTGGGGGAGCGCAGCGCCGGGCACCTGGATCCCGGAGCCGCGTCCACGGCACTGATCCTGGACGCGGCGGTTTCAGCAGCGGAGGCAGCAGCGTGA
- the dhaM gene encoding dihydroxyacetone kinase phosphoryl donor subunit DhaM, whose translation MSVGLVVVSHSRKLAEGVGELAEQMAADVHIAAAGGTDDDGIGTSLEKIMAGIAAADSGDGAVLLTDLGSAVMTAESALEFLEPEQQQRVRMADAPLVEGTVAAAVAAQTGRDVADVVAAAESAGASYAPAPEAVPGTTGQEADGGPAGPADGGETASGSWTLINPMGLHARPAAVVAQLLADLDAEITINGVDGKSVMMLMTLGLGPGETLNATATGPDAARAMELLGTQVRNGFGEI comes from the coding sequence GTGAGCGTAGGCCTGGTGGTTGTCTCGCACAGCCGGAAACTGGCGGAGGGGGTCGGCGAGCTGGCGGAACAAATGGCGGCCGATGTGCACATCGCTGCCGCCGGCGGGACCGACGACGACGGCATCGGCACCAGCCTGGAAAAGATCATGGCCGGTATTGCCGCGGCGGACTCCGGTGACGGTGCCGTCCTGCTGACCGACCTTGGATCCGCCGTGATGACGGCGGAATCGGCGCTGGAGTTCCTCGAACCGGAGCAGCAGCAGCGGGTCCGGATGGCGGATGCGCCGTTAGTGGAAGGAACTGTGGCGGCAGCGGTCGCTGCACAGACCGGCAGGGATGTGGCCGACGTCGTAGCGGCTGCGGAGTCCGCCGGTGCGTCCTACGCGCCGGCTCCTGAGGCAGTCCCCGGCACCACCGGGCAGGAGGCGGACGGCGGGCCGGCCGGACCAGCAGACGGCGGCGAAACGGCAAGCGGTTCATGGACACTGATCAACCCGATGGGCCTGCACGCGCGTCCGGCCGCTGTGGTGGCACAACTGCTGGCGGACCTGGATGCCGAGATCACCATCAACGGTGTGGATGGAAAATCCGTCATGATGCTTATGACCCTGGGGCTGGGTCCGGGGGAGACACTTAATGCCACCGCCACCGGCCCCGATGCGGCGCGGGCAATGGAGCTGCTCGGTACACAGGTGCGGAACGGCTTCGGGGAAATCTAG
- a CDS encoding A/G-specific adenine glycosylase, with protein MEPQAEELHRRITQWFAGNARELPWRDAERTPWGVLVSEIMLQQTPVVRVLPVWEQWLQRWPTPAGLASEPSGEAVRAWGRLGYPRRALRLHAAAKAIVEEFGGEVPSTYPELLRLPGVGDYTAAAVAAFAFGRRETVVDTNIRRVQARAVTGHALPSPSLTAAEMRLAASLLPAESEDSVAWNASVMELGALVCTARSPRCAECPVLDRCAWVAAGRPEPHYTAKGQAWAGTDRQVRGALMAVLRSADGPVRRELLLHPPVDLEPPRAAVELDPLGALHRLQAPQEQMERALAGLLADRLAAEDARGVSLPL; from the coding sequence ATGGAACCGCAGGCGGAAGAACTGCACCGCCGCATCACGCAGTGGTTCGCCGGGAACGCCCGCGAGCTGCCTTGGCGGGACGCGGAACGCACCCCCTGGGGCGTGCTGGTCAGCGAAATCATGCTCCAGCAGACACCTGTGGTGCGCGTCCTTCCCGTGTGGGAACAGTGGCTGCAGCGGTGGCCGACGCCGGCCGGGCTCGCCTCGGAGCCCAGCGGGGAAGCGGTCCGGGCCTGGGGAAGACTCGGGTATCCGCGCCGTGCGCTGCGGCTGCACGCGGCTGCGAAGGCCATAGTGGAGGAATTCGGCGGGGAAGTCCCGTCCACCTACCCGGAACTGCTGCGCCTGCCTGGCGTGGGTGACTACACCGCTGCCGCCGTGGCTGCGTTTGCCTTCGGTCGGCGTGAAACCGTGGTGGACACGAATATCCGCCGGGTGCAGGCCAGGGCCGTGACCGGCCACGCCCTGCCGTCGCCTTCCCTGACCGCTGCGGAGATGCGGCTGGCCGCGTCCCTGCTGCCTGCGGAGAGCGAAGATTCCGTGGCCTGGAATGCTTCGGTCATGGAACTTGGCGCCCTGGTGTGCACTGCCCGCAGCCCCCGTTGTGCAGAGTGTCCGGTCCTGGACCGCTGCGCCTGGGTTGCAGCGGGCAGACCGGAGCCGCACTACACCGCCAAGGGACAGGCGTGGGCCGGGACGGACCGGCAGGTCCGCGGGGCTCTGATGGCGGTGCTGCGTTCCGCGGACGGCCCGGTCCGCCGGGAACTGCTCCTGCACCCGCCCGTGGACCTGGAACCGCCACGGGCGGCGGTGGAACTGGATCCCCTCGGTGCGCTTCACCGGCTGCAGGCACCGCAGGAACAAATGGAACGCGCGCTGGCCGGGCTGCTGGCCGACCGGCTCGCGGCGGAAGATGCCCGTGGAGTATCGCTTCCGCTTTGA
- the disA gene encoding DNA integrity scanning diadenylate cyclase DisA yields MARSPEDALKATLARVAPGTELRDGLERILRGRTGALIVLGFDRAVDAICSGGFDIGIDFSPTRLRELAKMDGAIVCDRDASNILRAAVQLVPDHTIETHESGTRHRTAERVAIQTGFPVISVSQSMRIIQLYVGGLRHVLEGSEPVLARANQALATLERYRSRLDQVTNSLSALEIEAMVTVRDVAVTLQRQEMVRRISEEISQYVLELGVDGRLLSLQLEELTTGLGPGSEMILRDYADLNDGKRKIEEQIATLQNMSSSEMVDLGKIASVVGFQPGQDSLEAVVQPRGYRLLSNIKSVPPAVSNRLVDYFGGLQNLMAANIDDLMTVDGIGEQRARTVREGLSRIAETSLLDRFM; encoded by the coding sequence ATGGCCCGCAGCCCCGAAGATGCCCTGAAAGCCACCCTGGCGCGGGTCGCACCCGGGACCGAACTCCGTGACGGGCTCGAGCGCATCCTGCGCGGCCGCACCGGCGCCCTGATTGTCCTCGGCTTTGACCGGGCAGTGGATGCCATCTGTTCCGGCGGGTTCGACATCGGCATTGACTTCTCCCCGACCCGGCTGCGGGAACTGGCAAAGATGGACGGCGCCATCGTCTGCGACCGCGACGCCAGCAACATCCTGCGGGCAGCGGTGCAGCTGGTTCCCGACCACACCATTGAAACGCACGAATCGGGCACCCGGCACCGGACCGCCGAACGGGTGGCCATCCAGACGGGTTTCCCGGTCATCTCGGTCAGCCAGTCCATGCGGATCATCCAGCTCTACGTAGGCGGGCTCCGCCACGTCCTCGAAGGTTCCGAGCCGGTGCTGGCGCGTGCCAACCAGGCGCTGGCAACCCTCGAACGGTACCGGTCCCGGCTGGACCAGGTCACGAATTCCCTCTCCGCGCTGGAAATCGAAGCGATGGTGACGGTCCGCGACGTGGCGGTCACGCTGCAGCGCCAGGAAATGGTCCGCCGGATCTCCGAGGAAATTTCGCAGTACGTCCTCGAACTTGGTGTGGACGGCCGCCTGCTTTCGCTCCAGCTGGAGGAACTCACCACCGGGCTCGGGCCGGGCAGCGAAATGATCCTGCGTGACTACGCCGACCTGAATGACGGAAAGCGGAAGATCGAAGAGCAGATCGCCACGCTGCAGAACATGAGTTCATCCGAGATGGTGGACCTGGGCAAGATCGCCTCGGTGGTCGGTTTCCAGCCCGGCCAGGACTCGCTGGAAGCTGTGGTCCAGCCGCGCGGCTACCGGCTGCTGAGCAACATCAAGTCCGTTCCGCCGGCCGTCTCCAACCGGCTGGTGGATTACTTCGGCGGCCTGCAGAACCTCATGGCAGCGAATATCGACGACCTGATGACGGTGGACGGCATCGGCGAACAACGTGCCCGCACCGTGCGTGAAGGCCTGTCCCGTATCGCTGAAACCAGCCTCCTCGACCGGTTTATGTAG